TTAAATCGTCATAAAGTGCAAATTTCTGGCTCATATAACCAATGTTTTTTTTAATGGATTCGGTTTGTGTATAAACATCAAAACCTGCAACATTTGCTTGACCTGAAGATGGCTTGGAAATTCCTATCAGCATTTTTATTGCTGTTGTTTTTCCAGCGCCATTGGCACCTAAAAATCCAAAGATTTCACCTTTTTTGACTTGAAAACTGATTGCATTTACAGCTTTAAAATCGCCAAAAGCCTTTGTTAATTCTTCGGCTACTATTACATTTTGCGTCGTCATTATTTTGCTAATTCCATAAAGGCATCTTCAATATTGGGTTGGGTTATTTCTATGCTAATGCTTGTTAAACCTGCCTTTTCTAAATGTGACTTTAGATCGGTTACTTTAAAAGAATTCCTTTTATCTGTGTAATGCACAAACTCTCCAAACGGAAATACACTGTACAAATGTTCGTAATTTTGAAGCGTTTGAATTAGTTTGTACATATTATCGGCGCCCACATTGTAAATGGTTTTTGGGAATTTGTTTACAATGGCCTCGGGGGTGTCAATCTCTAATATTTCGCCTTGCTGTATCAAGGCAATTCTGTCGCATAATGCAGCTTCGTCCATATATGGCGTTGAAACCAAAATGGTAATTCCTTTTTTCTGCAAGCGTTTTAGCATTTCCCAAAACTCTTTCCGCGAAACTGGGTCAACGCCGGTGGTGGGTTCATCTAAAAAAAGAACTTTAGGCTTGTGAATTAATGCGCAGCAAAGGGCGAGTTTCTGCTTCATTCCGCCCGATAGTTTTCCTGCACGTCGGTCTTTAAATGGGGCGATTTGAACATATATTTCTTCGATTAAATCGTAGTTTTCCTCAATGGTAGTTCCGAAAATTGTAGCGAAAAACGTTAGGTTTTCCTCCACCGTTAAATCTTGATAAAGTGAAAACCGCCCCGGCATATAACCCACGGCGTTTCTAATTGCCTTATAGTTTTTTACTACATCAAATCCTGCGACAGAAGCACCACCTTCATCAGGAATTAACAGGGTTGTTAAAATCCTGAAGATGGTAGTTTTTCCTGCGCCATCGGGGCCAATTAATCCAAAAAGTTCGCCTGGCGCCACAGTGAATGAAATGTTCTGGACTGCTTTTACCTTTTTATAGGATTTACTGATATGGTTTAACTGTATACTCATCTGTAATAAAGAGTGGCCACTGTTTCCATCAGAATTAAAATCCGATGCAATAAAATGGCTTGCGCCGTTGACGCTTTTGTTTTATACTACATAAAGTAGTTGTAGTAGCCTTCTAGGTTTTCTTTGATGCTCGCTGTAATTTCAGAGCCTTCATCTGTGGTTGACACTTTTCCCAAAGCTTCAATTTTTTCGATAAGTGGGTGTAAGAAAACATGTAAGTTATCGTGTGAAGGACCTTCCATTGTACATTCTTTGACAACAAAGTTTTTTACCTCGTTTAGTTTTGACGCCAAATTATGATAGTCATCAACAGTATTTGTTTCGCTGGTTTTAACCATGTTCAGCATTTTGTCAACGCCTTCGGTGGTTTCCACATTGGCTTCCCATTTGCTGCCGTTGTCTAGTTTTATTTCATCTACCCAAGCATTGTTTATTGCATGGGTTTCGGCAGCCATTTCTTCCATATGGTGTTCGTGGGTTTCTTCGGTGGTTTTAACCGCATCGGTACTTTCGTGTTTGTGTTTTGTGTCGTTACAGCTTACTAATACTGCTGAAATGATTGCTAATGATAAGATTGTTTTTTTCATAATGTAAAATATTTAAGTGTTTATAGTTTAGCGTTTATTTTTGTTTTGGCGAAAGCAATTATATGACCATCCAGATCTGCTATATATCCCACGGTATCGCCCCAATCGCGGGTTTGTAA
This region of Aequorivita marisscotiae genomic DNA includes:
- a CDS encoding ABC transporter ATP-binding protein; translation: MSIQLNHISKSYKKVKAVQNISFTVAPGELFGLIGPDGAGKTTIFRILTTLLIPDEGGASVAGFDVVKNYKAIRNAVGYMPGRFSLYQDLTVEENLTFFATIFGTTIEENYDLIEEIYVQIAPFKDRRAGKLSGGMKQKLALCCALIHKPKVLFLDEPTTGVDPVSRKEFWEMLKRLQKKGITILVSTPYMDEAALCDRIALIQQGEILEIDTPEAIVNKFPKTIYNVGADNMYKLIQTLQNYEHLYSVFPFGEFVHYTDKRNSFKVTDLKSHLEKAGLTSISIEITQPNIEDAFMELAK